One Niabella beijingensis DNA window includes the following coding sequences:
- a CDS encoding GIY-YIG nuclease family protein, whose protein sequence is MAFYVYIIRSVVDNTYYNGSTQHPVAHLQLHNQGQSLYTKSKVPWIWIYVEELPSKRDMLIREKKLKRGNAAYFHQLINGWPDTHSSGQPV, encoded by the coding sequence ATGGCTTTCTATGTTTACATCATCCGGAGTGTTGTTGACAACACTTACTACAATGGGTCTACGCAGCACCCTGTTGCCCATTTGCAGTTACATAATCAGGGACAGAGTTTATATACAAAAAGTAAAGTCCCATGGATATGGATATACGTGGAAGAACTCCCTTCAAAAAGAGATATGCTCATTCGCGAAAAGAAGCTGAAACGAGGCAATGCCGCTTATTTTCATCAGCTCATCAACGGTTGGCCAGACACCCACTCATCTGGTCAACCAGTTTGA
- a CDS encoding ABC-three component system protein, translating into MFVTLTADDLYIARKLFQLEIYKRNGQSYEDFFSKIMRLHNIDFIQIKPQGQFGDRKNDGFIKSTGQYYQVYAPENLSHKEKDTIEKLVTDFNGLYAYWNATVTPILEFNFVLNDKYQGTYPSLHPELTKIEGNHAGVKCKPFLSQHLEDIFLKLPHSNIEDVLGKIPTAEDISLNVSNLNEVIEYLISLKDGASPENFPVNPDFEEKIVFNSLSSPAATFLRYGSYQDGALKDFFKVNSTFAKDDLKNTFSKLYKDAVQEIPDSDSKNDLVFFDIAKKAYPKQGKVYQDAVFVLMAYFFSYCDIFEEPPLKQQQTLFQ; encoded by the coding sequence ATGTTTGTAACCCTAACTGCTGATGATCTATATATTGCTCGAAAGCTATTTCAATTGGAGATTTACAAAAGAAATGGGCAAAGTTATGAAGACTTCTTCTCAAAAATAATGCGGCTGCATAATATTGATTTCATTCAGATTAAACCACAGGGACAATTTGGTGATAGAAAAAATGATGGATTTATCAAATCGACGGGGCAGTATTATCAAGTATATGCTCCGGAAAATCTTTCACACAAAGAAAAGGATACGATTGAAAAGCTTGTGACCGATTTCAATGGTCTATATGCATATTGGAATGCCACAGTAACGCCAATTTTAGAATTTAATTTTGTATTAAATGATAAATATCAAGGTACATATCCCTCCTTACATCCGGAGTTGACAAAAATAGAAGGAAATCATGCCGGCGTAAAATGCAAGCCATTTTTAAGTCAACATTTGGAAGATATCTTTTTAAAATTACCGCACAGTAATATTGAAGATGTACTTGGTAAAATCCCCACAGCAGAAGATATAAGCTTAAATGTATCAAATCTTAATGAAGTTATCGAGTATTTAATAAGTTTAAAAGATGGCGCATCACCCGAGAATTTCCCAGTAAATCCTGATTTTGAAGAAAAAATAGTATTTAATTCCTTGAGCTCACCGGCAGCAACATTTCTGCGCTATGGTTCTTATCAAGATGGAGCTCTTAAAGATTTTTTTAAAGTGAACAGCACCTTTGCTAAGGATGATCTCAAGAATACATTTTCGAAATTATATAAAGACGCTGTACAGGAAATCCCAGATTCAGATAGTAAAAATGATTTGGTTTTTTTTGATATTGCAAAAAAGGCTTATCCTAAACAAGGGAAGGTTTATCAGGACGCTGTGTTTGTTCTAATGGCTTACTTTTTTAGCTATTGTGATATTTTTGAAGAGCCCCCTCTAAAACAACAACAAACTTTGTTTCAATGA
- a CDS encoding helix-turn-helix domain-containing protein, which yields MKNNGNGVQSATPMLFPVDPEQFWQTLRVLIREEIGQLEKRPPPATSYNTSGLTYKPLYKISEVCHLFQVTKPTIYDWIKHGKLKPYKIRTRVYFLWNDIQQLLQPDVAPP from the coding sequence ATGAAAAACAATGGAAATGGTGTGCAGTCTGCAACACCAATGCTGTTCCCCGTTGACCCGGAACAGTTCTGGCAGACATTACGCGTATTGATACGCGAGGAAATCGGACAGTTAGAAAAACGCCCCCCACCAGCTACCAGTTATAACACCTCTGGGCTGACCTACAAACCACTCTATAAAATTAGTGAGGTTTGTCATCTATTCCAGGTTACCAAGCCTACTATTTACGACTGGATCAAACATGGAAAGTTAAAGCCCTACAAAATCCGCACGAGGGTATACTTCCTTTGGAACGACATACAGCAATTGTTGCAACCAGATGTCGCTCCACCTTAA
- a CDS encoding helix-turn-helix domain-containing protein, with the protein MAALKYKVITSKAQYRDYCNALEQLLFSGNKDRDTKDEIALLTLLIEKWDEVHNTFEDLDPIQLLQSLMKEHDLKAKDLVPVLNMSKGYISDILNYKKGLSKEVIRKLATHFKISQEALNRPYKLTVPENAHLRNASVMNTKKELAYV; encoded by the coding sequence ATGGCAGCATTAAAATATAAGGTAATTACTAGTAAAGCCCAGTACCGGGATTATTGTAACGCATTGGAGCAATTGTTGTTTTCCGGCAATAAAGATAGGGATACAAAAGATGAAATTGCATTGCTTACCCTGCTTATTGAAAAATGGGATGAGGTGCATAATACTTTTGAAGACTTAGACCCTATACAACTTTTGCAATCTCTTATGAAAGAACATGATCTTAAGGCCAAAGACCTGGTGCCCGTTTTAAATATGAGCAAAGGATATATTTCGGATATCCTGAACTATAAAAAAGGGCTTTCAAAAGAAGTGATCCGCAAGCTGGCCACCCATTTTAAAATTTCACAGGAGGCGCTTAATCGTCCCTATAAATTAACGGTGCCGGAAAATGCACATTTAAGAAATGCAAGTGTAATGAACACTAAGAAAGAATTGGCGTATGTTTAA
- a CDS encoding ABC-three component system middle component 6, giving the protein MILPSKHIRISESLIGLGAYLLKYLNDGPKSVDQLWFKVGKQNETKKAFSYHGFDNVVLALNYLFIIGAIDINSEGLIYNAVNKTISK; this is encoded by the coding sequence ATGATTCTACCATCAAAGCACATTAGAATATCTGAATCTTTAATTGGACTGGGAGCATATCTTTTGAAATACCTAAATGATGGGCCTAAGTCGGTTGATCAGCTTTGGTTTAAAGTCGGCAAACAAAATGAAACAAAAAAAGCGTTTTCGTATCATGGTTTTGACAATGTTGTTTTAGCTTTAAATTATTTATTTATTATTGGAGCTATTGATATTAATTCTGAAGGACTAATTTATAATGCGGTTAATAAAACTATCAGCAAATAA
- a CDS encoding serine/threonine protein phosphatase, whose amino-acid sequence MKKRILGGLLWCLLGTTPAFSQGNYQKPALEQKGSWSLIMVPDLQNYVKWQRNQPLIDLMMAWIIDNIDTLNIKMVMGVGDLVENDGKITNDYDGDQTSKSQWEYVSRAFGKLDGKVPYIAATGNHDYSIDRQGNRTSQYSQFFVPEKNHLNQKLLVQNTRNAQGQPTLENAAYEIKGLNGKDYLFMTVEDGPRDTVLTWAKNVTALSQYQDHRVILATHEFLNTKDKRTTGEVNWIWWEPYNVNNMIQKSPRIKLPDANNGQHIWEKTVQPSSNIELVLCGHISGEGYRKDKNAAGKTVHQLLFDAQSMGGGHRYGNGGDGWLRILEFFPDGKTVKVKTFSPLFGISPASQSFAWKKDARNEFTFRFD is encoded by the coding sequence AAAAAAAGAATATTGGGTGGCCTGCTTTGGTGCCTGCTGGGTACAACGCCTGCGTTTTCTCAGGGTAATTATCAGAAACCTGCATTGGAGCAGAAGGGGTCCTGGTCACTGATCATGGTGCCCGACCTGCAGAATTATGTAAAGTGGCAGCGGAATCAGCCATTGATAGATCTTATGATGGCATGGATTATAGATAATATTGATACCCTCAATATAAAGATGGTAATGGGGGTAGGTGACCTGGTGGAAAATGATGGAAAGATCACGAATGATTACGATGGCGACCAGACCTCGAAAAGCCAGTGGGAATATGTTTCCAGGGCTTTTGGGAAACTGGATGGGAAAGTGCCGTATATCGCAGCAACGGGTAATCATGATTATAGTATCGACCGGCAGGGTAACCGCACCTCACAATACAGCCAGTTCTTTGTTCCTGAAAAGAATCATTTGAACCAGAAATTACTGGTTCAGAATACCCGGAATGCACAGGGACAGCCCACGCTGGAAAATGCGGCGTATGAAATAAAGGGATTGAATGGTAAAGATTATCTGTTCATGACCGTGGAGGATGGTCCAAGGGATACAGTGCTCACATGGGCGAAAAATGTAACAGCGCTTTCGCAATACCAGGATCACCGGGTGATTCTGGCCACACATGAATTTTTAAATACAAAGGATAAACGTACCACCGGTGAGGTGAACTGGATCTGGTGGGAACCGTATAACGTAAATAATATGATCCAGAAGTCACCACGCATCAAATTGCCGGATGCTAATAATGGTCAGCACATCTGGGAAAAAACGGTGCAACCCTCTTCTAATATTGAGCTGGTGTTGTGTGGTCATATTTCAGGAGAAGGATACCGGAAGGACAAGAATGCTGCCGGTAAAACGGTGCATCAGCTGCTGTTTGATGCACAGTCAATGGGCGGTGGCCACCGTTATGGAAACGGGGGAGATGGCTGGTTACGTATTCTTGAATTCTTCCCGGACGGTAAAACGGTGAAAGTAAAAACGTTCTCACCGCTCTTCGGAATTTCGCCTGCTTCACAGTCCTTTGCGTGGAAAAAAGATGCCCGGAATGAATTTACATTCAGGTTTGACTGA
- a CDS encoding nucleotidyl transferase AbiEii/AbiGii toxin family protein → MLQTQTVSENTLALIKRLMADPQLNDFLLVGGTALALTIGHRLSVDIDLFAFDSFDAALIANHLKSVYRAEEVKPRESSLICFIDQVKLDLITHPYPEVSPHNQIDGIRIMSLSDIAAMKLHAIVRSGSRLKDFVDICFLLEKMPLAEMYAAYEEKYSPHSRAAVARMALTDTSGVNLNDEIQLSYLPFNWEATKQRLQEALEFTQKIFPAMKQNRFRNDPPERKRGFRM, encoded by the coding sequence ATGTTACAAACGCAAACTGTCTCAGAAAATACCCTGGCTTTAATCAAACGGCTGATGGCCGATCCCCAACTTAATGATTTTTTGTTGGTAGGCGGTACGGCACTTGCGCTTACGATTGGCCACCGCTTGTCGGTTGATATCGATTTATTTGCTTTCGATTCATTTGATGCAGCCTTAATCGCTAATCACCTAAAATCAGTATACCGTGCAGAGGAAGTGAAACCGCGGGAAAGTAGCCTGATTTGTTTTATTGACCAGGTCAAACTAGATCTTATTACCCATCCTTATCCTGAAGTATCTCCCCATAATCAAATAGACGGCATTAGAATAATGTCACTATCAGATATTGCTGCAATGAAACTTCACGCTATCGTTCGAAGTGGAAGCCGATTAAAAGATTTTGTAGATATCTGTTTTTTGCTGGAGAAAATGCCGCTGGCAGAAATGTATGCCGCATACGAAGAAAAATATTCTCCGCATTCCAGGGCGGCTGTGGCACGCATGGCCCTAACAGATACATCTGGCGTCAATTTAAATGATGAAATACAGCTATCCTATTTGCCATTCAATTGGGAAGCAACCAAACAGCGACTGCAAGAGGCACTCGAATTTACTCAAAAGATCTTCCCTGCCATGAAGCAAAATCGTTTCCGAAACGATCCACCCGAAAGGAAAAGAGGCTTCCGTATGTAG
- a CDS encoding Fic family protein — MYIYQLTQWPHFQWNTEEIASLLAGVRHQQGRLLGRMENLGFNLREEATLQTLTLDVLKSSEIEGELLDAEQVRSSVARHLGMDIAGLVPADRNVEGVVEMMLDATQQYQVLLIEDRLFGWQASLFPAGRSGMHRIVTGQWRDNLPDDPMQVVSGPMGRETVHFQAPDADQVPAEMKAFLDWFNAPDKTDPVLRAAIAHLWFVTIHPFDDGNGRIARAITDMQLARADETRQRFYSMSTQIRAERKAYYDILEATQKGRMDITPWIHWFLGCLERSIEAAGTTLAGVMKKAAFWKQPATHTLNDRQKLMLNKLLDGFAGKLTSSKWAKIAKTSQDTAIRDIQDLINRQLLVKEPAGGRSTSYLLNDALL; from the coding sequence ATGTATATCTATCAATTAACCCAATGGCCTCATTTTCAATGGAACACGGAAGAAATAGCTTCCTTGCTGGCAGGCGTACGTCATCAACAGGGCCGGCTATTGGGGCGAATGGAAAACCTGGGGTTTAACCTGCGGGAGGAAGCTACCTTGCAAACCCTTACTTTGGATGTGCTCAAATCCAGTGAAATAGAGGGTGAGCTATTAGATGCCGAACAAGTCCGCTCTTCTGTAGCCCGGCATTTGGGAATGGATATAGCCGGTTTAGTTCCTGCCGATCGTAACGTGGAGGGCGTTGTGGAAATGATGCTGGATGCTACCCAGCAATATCAGGTGTTACTTATTGAAGACCGTCTTTTTGGCTGGCAGGCTTCTTTGTTTCCGGCAGGGCGCAGTGGTATGCACCGGATCGTAACCGGCCAATGGCGGGATAACCTGCCTGATGATCCTATGCAGGTTGTATCCGGCCCTATGGGACGGGAGACCGTGCATTTCCAGGCACCGGATGCAGACCAGGTTCCGGCTGAAATGAAAGCTTTCCTGGATTGGTTTAATGCTCCGGATAAAACAGACCCGGTATTAAGGGCTGCTATTGCCCATTTATGGTTTGTGACGATACACCCGTTTGATGATGGTAATGGCCGTATCGCCCGGGCTATAACAGATATGCAGCTGGCCCGTGCAGATGAAACGCGCCAGCGGTTTTACAGCATGTCTACCCAGATCCGGGCTGAGCGTAAAGCCTATTATGATATACTGGAGGCAACCCAAAAAGGCCGGATGGATATAACCCCATGGATCCATTGGTTCCTGGGCTGCTTGGAACGATCCATAGAGGCAGCAGGCACTACGCTAGCCGGGGTAATGAAGAAGGCTGCCTTTTGGAAACAGCCGGCTACGCATACTTTAAACGACCGGCAAAAGCTGATGCTGAATAAATTGCTGGATGGGTTTGCCGGTAAGCTCACCTCCTCCAAATGGGCAAAGATTGCCAAAACCTCCCAAGACACAGCTATACGGGATATCCAGGACCTGATAAACCGGCAACTGTTGGTGAAAGAGCCTGCAGGAGGAAGAAGCACCAGCTACCTGTTAAATGATGCTTTGCTTTAA
- a CDS encoding type II toxin-antitoxin system HigB family toxin, whose amino-acid sequence MKVHLIRKETIEDFVRHNAQSRASFAEWLIKVKYGDWDSPADISATFPSADLLGNGSNRVVFDIGGNKYRMIGKYAFGDKQMHLFICWIGTHAQYDKLCANDEQYTRNDY is encoded by the coding sequence ATGAAAGTTCACCTGATAAGAAAAGAAACCATAGAGGATTTTGTAAGACACAATGCACAAAGCAGGGCCTCATTTGCAGAATGGCTTATAAAAGTAAAGTATGGAGATTGGGACAGTCCGGCGGATATTTCAGCCACATTTCCCAGTGCTGATTTGCTGGGCAATGGCAGCAACAGAGTGGTATTTGATATTGGCGGTAATAAATACAGGATGATTGGCAAATATGCTTTTGGAGATAAACAAATGCATTTATTCATTTGCTGGATTGGCACGCATGCACAGTATGATAAGTTATGTGCAAATGATGAACAATACACAAGAAACGATTATTAA
- a CDS encoding toprim domain-containing protein yields the protein MTSNNWETVKQIDLLDYLASLGHHPDKKMSRNQQYWYLSPLPGRNENTPSFKVDRQKNLWYDHGLGKGGSVIDLCMLYHDCSMPEALDKLEQFLSFHRGSLQAFPLFSATPSPDEKKKIKIVTTGPIQSPALISYLEQRKIPLSIAQAYCKEIQYDLGNKKFYAIGFPNNAGGYELRNAHFKGSAAPKDITFFDNGKNDLYVFEGFFNFLSFAVIRPQTSSGFTNCLVLNSLAFFEKSRSLMEQHNKIFLFLDRDLSGRQSTQKALSWNQEMGSAKYTDASDLYKSLDDLNAWLIAGAGQQEQQRQTRGRGI from the coding sequence ATGACAAGTAATAACTGGGAAACTGTTAAGCAAATCGATCTTTTAGACTACCTGGCTTCCCTGGGCCATCACCCGGACAAAAAAATGAGTCGCAATCAACAGTATTGGTATCTGTCACCGCTGCCCGGTAGAAATGAAAATACGCCATCCTTTAAGGTAGATCGGCAAAAAAACCTGTGGTACGATCATGGGCTTGGAAAAGGCGGCAGTGTGATTGACTTGTGTATGTTGTATCACGATTGCAGTATGCCGGAGGCATTGGACAAATTAGAACAGTTTCTTTCTTTTCACCGGGGCTCCTTACAGGCCTTTCCACTGTTCAGCGCTACGCCATCTCCCGATGAAAAGAAAAAGATCAAGATTGTGACAACCGGCCCTATACAGTCCCCTGCACTTATCAGTTATCTGGAACAACGAAAAATACCGTTATCCATTGCGCAGGCCTATTGCAAGGAGATACAGTATGACCTGGGTAATAAAAAATTTTATGCCATTGGGTTCCCTAATAATGCAGGCGGATATGAATTACGGAACGCTCATTTTAAAGGCAGCGCTGCGCCGAAGGACATTACCTTTTTTGACAATGGCAAAAATGATCTTTACGTATTTGAGGGCTTCTTTAATTTTTTGTCGTTTGCGGTAATCCGCCCTCAAACCAGTTCAGGGTTCACAAATTGCCTGGTACTTAATTCCCTTGCCTTTTTTGAAAAAAGCCGCTCCCTGATGGAGCAGCATAATAAAATATTCCTGTTCTTGGACAGGGACCTATCTGGCAGACAAAGCACCCAAAAGGCACTTTCCTGGAATCAGGAAATGGGGTCGGCAAAATATACGGATGCAAGTGATCTATACAAGTCCCTCGACGACCTGAATGCCTGGCTGATAGCCGGAGCCGGACAGCAGGAACAACAAAGACAGACAAGAGGCCGGGGAATTTGA
- a CDS encoding DUF6922 domain-containing protein has protein sequence MSNSSISKKEVYLVRWKQQKNHVEIFDSLEVFAASYPRYDLSVLTDALAFGKTVFEDEAVYIEKKAIVSAPKPDFPRMFFWEFNYDRIDWMANASTVIQRVLERGSAKHWDELVRYYSKDTIINFLKERITFLPDECIDEASLFFNLNKEDMLCYKRKLSQKIPWL, from the coding sequence ATGAGCAACAGCAGCATTAGTAAAAAGGAAGTGTACCTTGTACGCTGGAAGCAACAAAAAAATCATGTCGAAATTTTCGACAGCTTGGAAGTTTTTGCAGCCAGCTACCCGAGATATGACTTGTCAGTACTGACGGATGCTCTTGCTTTTGGGAAAACCGTTTTTGAAGATGAAGCAGTTTATATCGAAAAAAAAGCGATCGTATCTGCTCCTAAACCGGATTTTCCGCGTATGTTTTTTTGGGAATTTAATTACGACAGGATCGACTGGATGGCAAACGCCAGCACTGTAATACAACGGGTGCTTGAACGCGGGTCTGCCAAACACTGGGATGAACTTGTCCGCTATTATAGTAAAGACACCATTATTAATTTCCTGAAGGAACGCATCACCTTTTTGCCAGATGAGTGCATAGATGAAGCTTCTTTATTCTTTAACCTGAATAAAGAGGACATGCTATGTTACAAACGCAAACTGTCTCAGAAAATACCCTGGCTTTAA
- a CDS encoding plasmid mobilization protein, with protein MPLWGGIHGGAKCGCHLLKLILMNTPNEKNKGGRPKKSVKRSYRLRVACTALEREIIEAKAKQVQLTVSEFLREATFNSHIDTRQKALPAAVLEFTGQLNHLAANVNSLAYKNNAAQAFNAFERTELRQLAEQLKELAEAIKNRLR; from the coding sequence ATGCCGCTTTGGGGCGGCATTCATGGGGGCGCAAAGTGCGGTTGTCACCTTCTAAAATTAATATTAATGAATACACCAAATGAAAAAAACAAAGGCGGTAGGCCAAAGAAATCAGTTAAACGCAGCTACCGTTTGCGGGTGGCTTGTACCGCACTGGAGCGGGAAATAATTGAAGCAAAAGCCAAACAAGTACAGCTCACTGTTTCAGAATTTTTACGGGAGGCGACTTTTAACAGTCATATTGACACCCGGCAGAAAGCGTTGCCCGCAGCCGTTTTGGAGTTCACCGGGCAGTTGAATCACCTGGCAGCTAATGTTAATTCACTGGCCTATAAAAACAACGCCGCCCAGGCATTTAACGCTTTTGAGCGCACAGAATTAAGGCAACTGGCTGAACAACTAAAGGAGTTGGCAGAGGCAATTAAAAACAGATTGAGATGA
- a CDS encoding relaxase/mobilization nuclease domain-containing protein — MKEDPDQTIIENRAEILLFNKCFGNRKELAQQFREVRKLNPKQSKPVFHLVLSMAPGEHLSRSQLIQIAQDCAKEFGFADNQFLAVEHKDTLHQHIHIVANRIGYSGKTNVSDSNSYKRMAEFCRKMEQKFKLQQVLSPRRFLSKDQQLLPRNDQRRDHIKAQLRQILHSSKTMESFQQKVREQGFEIIKGRGISFVDKDGVKIKGSDMGLSLSTIEKILQKNQSPYITQTRSEGKKESPENGRSSIWRLTVPFSPYKRNPQESDFISTFIQSIKHAAENAADLVADLYKVQYPSPEDYATSQIEREYYRNIRKKKKRGYRL; from the coding sequence ATGAAGGAAGATCCAGATCAGACCATTATAGAAAACCGGGCAGAGATTTTACTCTTCAATAAATGTTTTGGCAACAGGAAAGAACTGGCGCAGCAGTTCCGCGAAGTGCGGAAATTGAACCCAAAGCAATCCAAACCAGTTTTCCATTTAGTCTTGAGTATGGCACCCGGAGAGCATTTGTCAAGGTCACAACTCATCCAGATTGCCCAGGATTGTGCAAAGGAATTTGGTTTTGCAGATAACCAATTCTTAGCGGTAGAACATAAGGACACCCTGCACCAGCATATTCATATTGTGGCCAACCGGATTGGTTATAGCGGCAAAACCAATGTGTCGGACAGCAACAGTTATAAGCGCATGGCGGAATTCTGCCGGAAAATGGAGCAAAAATTTAAGCTGCAACAGGTATTAAGCCCCCGGCGTTTTTTATCAAAAGACCAGCAATTACTACCCAGGAATGACCAGCGAAGGGATCATATTAAAGCACAGTTACGGCAAATATTGCATTCATCAAAAACTATGGAAAGCTTTCAGCAGAAAGTAAGGGAGCAAGGTTTTGAAATTATTAAAGGCCGGGGTATTTCTTTTGTTGATAAAGACGGCGTTAAAATAAAAGGCAGCGATATGGGGCTTTCTTTAAGTACCATTGAGAAAATATTGCAGAAAAACCAATCTCCATACATCACTCAGACCCGGTCAGAAGGAAAGAAAGAAAGCCCGGAAAACGGGCGCTCAAGTATCTGGCGACTTACCGTGCCTTTTTCACCATACAAGAGAAATCCGCAGGAAAGCGATTTTATTAGCACATTTATACAATCGATAAAACATGCAGCAGAAAATGCCGCCGATCTGGTAGCCGATTTATATAAAGTACAATATCCATCACCAGAGGACTATGCTACATCACAAATAGAGCGGGAATACTACCGGAACATTAGAAAAAAGAAAAAAAGAGGCTACCGGCTATAG